In a genomic window of Ranitomeya imitator isolate aRanImi1 chromosome 5, aRanImi1.pri, whole genome shotgun sequence:
- the TMEM214 gene encoding transmembrane protein 214 — MASGVAGDGKWKVVGKSKKNGDRRRALGESNLPPTVVAITAGVLVQPSLYEQGFEKIMKKQQLQDKEQNKEQVPPHSSAEPPKKPPSKTSKKTSLGGSTSSALKKRATLEEALRALDLAELQMEMEKSQTLFPENPLIWVKDLVGYLNDKLQTTKNEPVPSHQSHDYPYCLVGRELRGVIRTLLLRAPAEMEAFLDYCIFTMLQEVDKPAGESVHGFRICIQAILLDKPKTVTVNLKKYLEMLRAQQNRPARCLAMMWAVGQAGYADLTEGLKVWLGFMLPVLGIKTLSPYAISYLDRLLLLHSNLTKGFGMIGPKDFFPLLDFAFMPNNSLSASQQEQLRDLYPRLKVLAFGATPESTLHTYFPSFLSRATPNCPEVMKKELLRSLYECLHLDPLSFSVWRQLYTKHLSQSSLLLQHLVKSWDTTSKPMRKSVMETVQSFSVTNEEFSKKSHSKELELCDSACQSLLKMMKGRGVPWLRIFLVALVFTAGFVVHDIRTHGSFQASTTAGVLQQTGLLTLSQQAWSCASLCAVHCHSWLLRNVPVYYSQLVEVLGPVLELGWEKSQDGVLVVTQKCSSQLATIRDNLPWLIEWLHSHIPESVFHLLEYLRDLLLLLYHNYLLPAVEYGEAALQRAWQQYVDSCNGEVTWDCTKGHLGNITQSSWMFLQNTTLAIKDWAVAMVSSHLQ, encoded by the exons TCCTCGTGCAGCCGTCGCTCTATGAACAAGGATTCGAGAAGATAATGAAGAAGCAGCAGCTGCAGGACAAGGAGCAGAACAAGGAGCAGGTTCCCCCGCACAGCAGCGCCGAGCCCCCGAAGAAGCCGCCGAGCAAGACCTCCAAGAAGACGTCACTGGGGGGCAGCACCTCGTCAGCTCTGAAGAAACGGGCCACACTGGAGGAGGCGCTGCGGGCG CTGGACCTGGCGGAGCTGCAGATGGAGATGGAGAAGAGTCAGACCTTGTTTCCTGAGAACCCCCTGATCTGGGTGAAGGACCTGGTGGGCTACCTGAACGACAAGCTGCAGACCACCAAGAACGAGCCGGTGCCGAGCCACCAATCCCACG ATTACCCCTACTGCCTGGTGGGCCGGGAGCTGAGGGGCGTCATCCGCACGCTGCTCCTGAGGGCGCCCGCCGAGATGGAGGCCTTCCTGGACTACTGCATATTCACCATGCTGCAGGAGGTGGACAAACCCGCAG GGGAGTCCGTCCACGGCTTCCGGATCTGTATCCAGGCCATTCTACTGGACAAGCCCAAAACCGTCACCGTTAACCTAAAGAAG TACCTGGAGATGTTGCGGGCTCAGCAGAACCGGCCGGCGCGCTGTCTTGCCATGATGTGGGCTGTGGGGCAGGCGGGATACGCGGATCTAACAGAGGGACTGAAAG TCTGGCTCGGCTTCATGCTGCCCGTGCTCGGGATCAAGACCCTCTCACCCTACGCCATATCCTACCTGGACCGGCTCCTGCT ATTGCACTCTAATCTCACCAAGGGGTTCGGGATGATTGGCCCCAAGGATTTCTTCCCGCTCCTGGACTTCGCCTTCATGCCAAACAACTCGCTGTCCGCCAG ccagcaggagcAGCTCCGAGACTTGTACCCCCGGCTGAAGGTGCTGGCGTTTGGAGCGACCCCCGAGAGCACGCTGCACACGTACTTCCCTTCCTTCTTGTCCAGAGCGACGCCAAACTGCCCCGAAGTCATGAAGAAAGAG CTTCTCCGCAGTCTGTACGAGTGTCTGCACTTGGACCCGCTCAGCTTCAGCGTGTGGAGGCAGCTGTACACCAAGCACCTGTCACAGTCCAG TTTGCTCCTCCAGCATCTGGTCAAATCTTGGGACACGACGTCTAAACCG ATGAGGAAGTCTGTGATGGAGACCGTGCAGTCGTTCAGTGTGACCAATGAAGAGTTCTCCAAAAAATCACATTCAAAGGAGCTGGAACTGTGCGACTCTGCGTGTCAG TCTCTCCTGAAGATGATGAAGGGTCGCGGCGTGCCCTGGTTGCGGATTTTCCTGGTCGCGCTCGTGTTTACAGCCGGGTTTGTGGTCCATGACATTCGGACGCACGGCTCGTTCCAAG CCTCCACCACGGCGGGCGTCCTGCAGCAGACGGGGCTCCTGACCCTCTCCCAGCAGGCGTGGAGCTGCGCCTCGCTCTGTGCGGTGCACTGTCACAG CTGGCTGCTGCGGAATGTGCCGGTGTACTACTCTCAGCTCGTGGAGGTGCTTGGACCAGTCCTGGAGCTGGGCTGGGAGAAGAGCCAGGACGGGGTCCTAGTGGTGACGCAGAAATGCTCCTCCCAGCTGGCGACCATCAGGGACAACCTGCCCTGGCTTATTGAATGG CTTCATTCCCACATCCCTGAATCCGTCTTCCATCTGCTGGAGTATCTGAGagacctgctcctcctcctctaccACAATTACCTCCTGCCGGCGGTGGAGTATGGTGAGGCCGCCCTCCAGCGGGCATGGCAGCAATATGTGGACTCCTGCAA CGGTGAGGTGACGTGGGACTGCACGAAGGGTCATCTGGGCAACATCACCCAATCCTCTTGGATGTTCCTGCAGAACACTACACTGGCCATTAAGGACTGGGCCGTGGCCATGGTCTCCAGTCACCTGCAATGA